The following are from one region of the Terriglobia bacterium genome:
- a CDS encoding undecaprenyl-diphosphate phosphatase: protein MHDYLLSLFLGIVEGLTEFLPVSSTAHLRITEALLHIHLDDPFWKMYSIVIQLGAILCLPIYFRARIARFLSTFPRGERQDRTALTHPLSLVMIAFICTAVPSLLLTKLIGKHLESLTVMGVSLLVGGVIMWIVDAYFGSPRTVGRHMTERTEDVSLVQAIWIGICQVASAVFPGTSRSMSTIAAGQVAGMSRTAALEFSFFLSMPTMIAATGYDLLKTFHPKHGAEALGRMPADGHEWTVLVIGFVVSFIVALAVVAWFMNWVRQRGFTPFAIYRIVVGIAVLVWVMRG from the coding sequence TTGCACGACTATCTGCTCTCATTATTCTTAGGCATTGTTGAAGGTCTAACAGAGTTCTTGCCGGTCAGCTCTACGGCGCACCTGCGCATTACAGAAGCGCTGCTGCACATCCATCTCGACGATCCGTTCTGGAAGATGTATTCCATCGTGATCCAGTTGGGCGCAATCCTCTGCCTGCCGATATATTTTCGCGCGCGCATTGCCCGCTTTCTGTCTACGTTCCCACGCGGTGAGCGCCAGGACCGCACCGCTCTCACGCATCCGCTCTCACTGGTGATGATCGCGTTTATCTGCACCGCGGTACCGTCATTGCTGCTGACCAAACTGATTGGCAAGCACCTTGAAAGCCTGACCGTAATGGGCGTCTCACTGCTCGTGGGCGGCGTCATCATGTGGATCGTCGACGCTTATTTCGGCTCGCCGCGCACCGTGGGCCGGCACATGACGGAACGCACGGAAGACGTTTCACTCGTCCAGGCCATCTGGATCGGCATCTGCCAGGTGGCGTCGGCGGTTTTTCCGGGCACCTCGCGCTCCATGTCCACCATCGCCGCCGGACAGGTGGCCGGCATGTCCCGCACCGCCGCTCTGGAGTTTTCTTTCTTTCTTTCGATGCCCACCATGATCGCCGCCACCGGGTATGACCTGCTCAAGACCTTCCATCCCAAACACGGCGCAGAAGCTCTGGGCCGCATGCCCGCCGACGGCCATGAGTGGACCGTGCTCGTCATCGGCTTCGTGGTGTCGTTCATCGTGGCGCTGGCTGTGGTGGCATGGTTCATGAACTGGGTCCGCCAGCGGGGATTCACGCCGTTCGCCATCTACCGGATCGTCGTCGGCATCGCGGTGCTGGTCTGGGTGATGCGGGGGTAA
- a CDS encoding sigma-70 family RNA polymerase sigma factor has product MSSGPRPAEANALSLRILFEKSGGERYGLTLQAFGVVLEQVAVKYVPQASAQQKLEFWRDLKLEELALARACAAGHDAAWQAFLTRFREKLYDIARGITKEDSSARDLADSLYADLYGTSEKEGRRVSRLNFYMGRGSLEGWLRTVLAQEFVNRYRKTKRLVSLEEQAEEGVQFSASPSSVPVSPLDSRLGAALDEALGLLSGEDRLVLASYYLDDRTLTEIGRMVGVHESTISRRLEKLLKSLRKQVLAGLVSRGMNRAQAEETLEADVRYLQVDVTRKLQENRPAAFQQDKGSD; this is encoded by the coding sequence ATGAGTTCTGGGCCCAGGCCGGCTGAAGCAAACGCACTCTCTCTACGCATTCTCTTTGAGAAGAGCGGAGGCGAGCGCTATGGCCTGACCCTGCAAGCTTTTGGCGTAGTGCTGGAACAAGTGGCGGTCAAGTACGTGCCGCAGGCATCGGCGCAGCAGAAGCTGGAGTTCTGGCGCGACCTGAAGCTAGAAGAACTAGCTCTGGCCCGCGCATGCGCTGCCGGACACGATGCTGCATGGCAGGCCTTTCTTACGCGCTTCCGCGAAAAGCTCTATGACATTGCCCGCGGCATCACCAAAGAAGACTCCAGCGCGCGCGACTTGGCCGACTCCCTCTACGCCGATCTCTATGGCACGTCTGAGAAGGAAGGCCGTCGCGTTTCCCGGCTGAATTTTTATATGGGCCGCGGCTCGCTGGAAGGCTGGTTGCGGACTGTGCTGGCCCAGGAATTTGTCAATCGGTACCGCAAGACCAAGCGCCTGGTAAGCCTTGAAGAACAGGCGGAAGAAGGGGTACAGTTCTCCGCGTCGCCCTCCAGCGTCCCCGTAAGCCCCTTGGATAGCCGCCTGGGGGCTGCCCTAGACGAGGCGCTGGGACTACTGAGCGGCGAAGACAGGCTGGTTTTGGCATCGTATTACCTGGACGACCGCACCCTGACCGAGATAGGCCGTATGGTGGGGGTCCATGAATCCACGATCAGCAGGAGGCTGGAAAAGCTGCTTAAAAGCTTGAGAAAACAGGTCCTGGCGGGCCTGGTTTCAAGAGGCATGAATCGGGCGCAGGCGGAAGAGACGCTGGAAGCCGATGTGCGTTATTTACAGGTGGATGTGACCAGAAAGCTGCAAGAAAATCGTCCTGCTGCGTTCCAACAGGATAAGGGATCAGATTAG
- a CDS encoding zinc-binding alcohol dehydrogenase family protein — protein sequence MHAAVLHTIGAVPRYEEFPEPTIGDKDAEVIVHVHAASLKPIDKQLASGSHYASRGELPRVCGSDGVGHLDDGQRVFFGGPRPPHGAMAQRTVVPRAFTFPIPENVNDETAAALPNPGISAWLSLAYRAKLVRGENVLILGATGVTGKLAVKIAKLLGAARVVAAGRNQQALNTLHDLGADATISLALPETELSEAFVREAGQSGFQVVIDYVWGHPAQAFLAAITRREFIAIQSETRFVQVGESAAPTITLPAAVLRSTALTILGTAGIPPRDVLVEAFQRVMAHAAKDDLKIDTERVPLADIENAWQRNEPGRRLVIIP from the coding sequence ATGCATGCTGCCGTCTTGCACACGATTGGAGCCGTGCCTCGATACGAAGAATTCCCAGAACCGACGATTGGCGACAAAGATGCCGAAGTGATTGTCCATGTTCACGCCGCATCGCTAAAGCCGATTGACAAGCAACTAGCCAGCGGATCGCATTATGCGAGCCGCGGCGAGTTACCGCGCGTCTGCGGCTCGGATGGAGTCGGGCATCTGGACGACGGGCAACGGGTCTTCTTTGGTGGTCCTCGACCACCCCATGGCGCCATGGCACAGCGTACGGTTGTGCCGCGCGCATTCACCTTTCCCATCCCGGAAAACGTGAATGACGAAACTGCCGCTGCCCTGCCCAACCCAGGTATCTCAGCCTGGCTTTCACTGGCCTACCGTGCCAAGTTGGTGCGCGGTGAAAACGTTCTCATCCTTGGGGCAACCGGAGTGACCGGCAAGTTGGCGGTAAAGATCGCGAAGCTTCTTGGGGCCGCTCGGGTCGTTGCCGCAGGCCGCAATCAACAGGCATTGAACACGCTTCACGATCTCGGCGCCGACGCCACCATTTCCCTCGCTCTGCCGGAGACTGAACTCAGCGAGGCATTTGTGCGGGAAGCCGGTCAGTCTGGATTTCAGGTGGTGATCGATTACGTGTGGGGACACCCTGCGCAGGCTTTTCTCGCGGCGATAACACGAAGAGAATTTATAGCTATCCAATCCGAGACCCGCTTTGTCCAGGTTGGTGAGAGCGCTGCGCCGACAATCACGCTTCCAGCAGCCGTGCTGCGTAGTACGGCACTCACAATTCTGGGTACTGCGGGTATTCCGCCTCGCGACGTTCTGGTCGAAGCCTTTCAGCGCGTGATGGCGCACGCCGCCAAAGACGATCTAAAGATTGACACGGAAAGGGTCCCGCTCGCGGATATCGAGAACGCCTGGCAGCGCAACGAGCCAGGCCGTCGATTGGTGATCATACCCTGA
- a CDS encoding DUF3471 domain-containing protein yields the protein MSFLRSAVVCVAAVSFTSFLLPAQVKNEPTVVKIDSRVFDRYVGAYVIGRQYSTVSRQGDHYYAQITGQKPYEIFPQSDHEFFMKVDDAPDAQLTFIADANGQTYKLSLRQGGPPQWAPSPQLSERETKLVVEQQKAGPLRFKEQKQDPRTEPLVRQFVDDARHGKPQYDRMLPSLAEMVRQDLPNLQDDLEPLGAFKSMVFKGVSQGGSDIYHVKFENGAMEFRLGIASDGTIVLLAWGERGKALARIPDTLLKTFSVRSGIFRATELKKLFEKHVVYPYAAA from the coding sequence ATGTCTTTTTTGCGTTCTGCTGTTGTTTGCGTTGCCGCCGTCTCTTTCACTTCATTCCTGCTGCCGGCTCAAGTGAAAAATGAACCAACTGTTGTGAAGATAGATTCACGAGTCTTCGACCGATATGTGGGCGCATATGTGATCGGCCGCCAATACTCGACTGTGTCCCGGCAAGGTGACCATTATTACGCTCAAATCACAGGACAGAAGCCGTATGAGATCTTCCCCCAGAGCGACCACGAATTCTTCATGAAAGTGGATGACGCGCCTGACGCGCAGCTTACTTTCATCGCGGACGCGAATGGCCAAACATACAAGTTGTCGTTGCGCCAGGGCGGCCCTCCCCAGTGGGCCCCGAGCCCACAATTGAGCGAGCGCGAGACAAAGCTGGTGGTAGAACAGCAGAAGGCCGGGCCGCTGAGGTTTAAGGAGCAGAAACAGGACCCGAGAACTGAGCCTCTGGTGCGGCAGTTTGTTGACGACGCGCGTCATGGCAAACCGCAGTATGACCGGATGCTGCCGTCACTCGCCGAAATGGTTCGTCAGGACCTGCCAAACCTTCAGGATGACCTGGAGCCGCTGGGAGCGTTCAAGTCCATGGTGTTTAAGGGCGTGAGCCAGGGCGGCTCGGACATTTACCATGTGAAGTTTGAAAATGGTGCGATGGAATTCCGCCTCGGGATCGCAAGCGATGGGACGATCGTGCTACTGGCCTGGGGCGAGCGTGGTAAGGCGCTGGCAAGGATTCCTGACACCTTACTTAAAACATTCTCAGTCAGATCTGGCATTTTTCGCGCGACGGAGCTGAAGAAACTGTTTGAAAAGCACGTCGTCTATCCTTATGCGGCGGCGTAA
- a CDS encoding MBL fold metallo-hydrolase — protein MLVRFWGVRGSTPTPQSENLRYGGNTSCVEVRVNGHIYVFDCGTGFRNLGKQLSQERNGHPINAHIFLSHFHWDHIQGIPFFSPLYNDRESSFVFHSSSRTRGLQQALEEQMADPYFPVNMSDMAAHRKFCTIDEGRTQLEGCTVQAMWLNHPQGCLGFRMETQGKTIVYATDNEPGDPVFDKSVRKLAEGADVLIYDAQYLPEEYAARKQGWGHSHWREAINVVMESGAKELILFHHDPDHSDSCIDAVVKQAREYYPKVRAASEGMEIVL, from the coding sequence ATGCTAGTCAGATTCTGGGGTGTGCGCGGCTCAACGCCCACGCCTCAATCAGAAAACCTGCGTTACGGCGGCAATACTTCGTGTGTTGAAGTCCGCGTCAATGGGCACATTTACGTTTTCGACTGCGGCACCGGATTCCGCAACCTGGGCAAACAGCTTTCCCAGGAACGGAATGGCCATCCCATCAACGCGCATATTTTTCTTTCGCACTTTCACTGGGACCACATCCAGGGCATCCCGTTTTTCTCGCCGCTGTATAACGACCGCGAGAGCTCTTTTGTTTTCCACTCATCCAGCCGCACGCGCGGGCTGCAACAGGCGCTTGAAGAACAAATGGCCGACCCATATTTCCCCGTGAACATGAGTGACATGGCCGCGCACCGCAAGTTCTGCACTATCGACGAAGGCCGCACGCAGCTTGAAGGTTGCACTGTGCAGGCCATGTGGCTCAATCATCCGCAGGGCTGCCTGGGCTTCCGCATGGAAACGCAGGGCAAGACCATTGTTTACGCCACGGACAACGAGCCCGGCGATCCGGTGTTTGATAAAAGCGTCCGCAAGCTGGCTGAAGGCGCTGATGTGCTCATTTACGACGCGCAATATCTCCCGGAAGAATACGCTGCCCGCAAACAGGGCTGGGGACACAGCCACTGGCGTGAAGCTATCAACGTTGTGATGGAAAGCGGCGCGAAGGAACTCATTCTCTTCCATCACGACCCTGACCATTCCGACTCCTGCATTGACGCCGTGGTTAAGCAGGCGCGCGAGTACTACCCTAAGGTGAGGGCAGCGTCTGAAGGTATGGAGATAGTGCTGTAG
- the trpE gene encoding anthranilate synthase component I — MLFPDYKEFSRLAATASLVPVAKTVAADLRTPVSAFLSVAADEPNAFLLESVEGGEKIGRYTFLGARPYMVLRARGRQITIERSGKKTQQEGDVFKVLDGLLSEHTPAAVPGLPPFTAGAVGFFAHDAVRQIEKLPVIAKDDLQIPDCNLMFFDRLLAFDHVRHEIFIIATADVRRQSPKQAYAQALRDIARIEKKLAAPLPAKFLRAPKPKAGKVKVAISVSKKHFISTVEKIKEYIMAGDVFQAVPSLRLELEPGVEPLNIYRALRRVNPSPYMYFLRMQEMTVLGSSPEMLVRVTGRKLEYRPIAGTRKRGRDEAEDRRLEEELLHDEKERAEHVMLVDLGRNDVGRVSDYGTVRVRDLMFVERYSHVMHLVSAVEGTLRADLTPIAALSSCFPAGTLTGAPKVRAMEIIEEVEPVRRGIYGGSVLYADFAGNLDSCIAIRTMLVKGKKAYVQAGAGIVADSVPESEYQECLNKAQALVRAVELARSGE, encoded by the coding sequence ATGCTTTTCCCCGATTACAAAGAGTTTTCCCGGCTGGCCGCAACGGCATCACTGGTTCCGGTGGCCAAGACCGTTGCTGCCGACTTGCGCACGCCTGTGTCAGCCTTCCTGAGCGTGGCCGCCGACGAGCCAAACGCGTTTCTGCTGGAGTCGGTGGAAGGCGGCGAAAAGATTGGCCGATACACCTTTCTGGGCGCGCGACCTTACATGGTTCTGCGAGCGCGCGGCCGCCAGATAACGATTGAGCGCAGCGGCAAAAAGACGCAGCAGGAAGGCGACGTCTTCAAGGTCCTTGACGGCCTCTTGAGCGAGCATACTCCCGCGGCGGTCCCCGGACTTCCGCCGTTTACCGCGGGCGCTGTCGGCTTCTTTGCCCATGATGCAGTGCGCCAAATTGAAAAGCTCCCTGTCATAGCCAAAGACGATCTCCAAATTCCCGACTGCAACCTGATGTTCTTCGATCGGCTGCTGGCGTTCGATCACGTGCGGCATGAGATTTTCATCATCGCCACCGCCGACGTCCGCCGCCAATCTCCCAAACAGGCATACGCGCAGGCGCTGCGCGATATCGCCAGGATTGAAAAGAAGCTGGCTGCGCCGTTGCCGGCAAAATTCCTTCGCGCGCCCAAGCCAAAAGCCGGCAAGGTGAAGGTTGCGATATCGGTAAGCAAAAAGCATTTCATCAGCACTGTGGAAAAAATCAAGGAATACATCATGGCCGGCGACGTCTTTCAGGCCGTGCCATCTTTGCGGCTTGAGCTTGAGCCCGGCGTTGAGCCGCTGAACATTTACCGGGCACTGCGGCGCGTGAATCCATCGCCGTATATGTATTTCCTCCGCATGCAGGAGATGACCGTTCTGGGCTCGTCGCCGGAAATGCTGGTCCGTGTGACCGGACGCAAACTTGAGTATCGGCCCATTGCAGGCACGCGCAAGCGCGGCCGTGATGAAGCCGAAGACCGTCGCCTGGAAGAAGAGCTGCTCCACGACGAAAAAGAGCGCGCGGAACACGTCATGCTCGTCGACCTGGGCCGCAATGACGTTGGCCGCGTCAGCGACTACGGTACCGTCCGCGTCCGTGATCTGATGTTCGTGGAGCGCTACTCGCACGTCATGCATCTGGTCTCCGCCGTTGAAGGCACCCTCCGCGCCGACCTCACTCCCATCGCCGCGCTGTCATCGTGTTTTCCCGCGGGCACTCTCACCGGCGCGCCCAAAGTCCGGGCCATGGAGATCATTGAGGAAGTCGAGCCCGTCCGCCGCGGCATTTACGGCGGCTCCGTTCTCTATGCCGACTTCGCCGGCAATCTCGACTCCTGCATCGCCATCCGCACCATGCTGGTGAAAGGCAAGAAGGCTTACGTGCAGGCCGGCGCCGGCATCGTGGCTGACTCAGTCCCTGAAAGCGAGTATCAGGAATGTCTGAACAAGGCCCAGGCCCTGGTCCGGGCGGTGGAGTTGGCAAGGTCAGGGGAATAG